One genomic segment of Helianthus annuus cultivar XRQ/B chromosome 14, HanXRQr2.0-SUNRISE, whole genome shotgun sequence includes these proteins:
- the LOC110905140 gene encoding probable membrane-associated kinase regulator 2 gives MDVFSLLKFWRNAGVGDPITTTGDFDDENSFFDLVFTHPNNLQDSPTPTVNVISGFHIHSHHYHQSSNLDGADLKSNHIYSPPLFFNNKRKILPLDSTTHTKTPRSPFRVFMLGFHNHKPKSDKKEMKCEIEEVTISSLLNSSHDQSPSKRFSKEVVNRYLNLVKPFYIKVSGRSNDKVRLSEHNSMYSSPKKEDKPSVFKEVRKHLGKSRSSSSSSAVKPFPSPAVRRDDSALQQQDGIQSAILHCKKSYNSPSPGGYVLSRSGSAPSQGPRISIEEEKRSSI, from the exons ATGGATGTCTTCAGCCTTCTCAAATTCTGGCGAAACGCCGGCGTCGGAGACCCCATAACCACCACCGGTGACTTCGACGACGAAAATTCCTTCTTCGATTTAGTCTTCACACACCCAAACAATTTACAAGACTCTCCAACCCCAACAGTCAACGTCATTAGTGGCTTTCACATTCACAGTCACCACTATCACCAATCTTCAAATTTGGATGGCGCTGATTTAAAGTCAAATCACATTTATTCCCCTCCCCTTTTTTTCAACAATAAGAGGAAAATATTACCACTAGATTCAACCACCCATACAAAGACCCCCAGGTCTCCCTTTCGAGTATTCATGCTGGGGTTTCATAACCATAAACCCAAATCAGACAAGAAGGAGATGAAATGCGAAATCGAAGAGGTCACCATTAGCTCTCTGCTCAACAGCAGTCATGATCAGTCACCGTCGAAGCGGTTCTCCAAAGAGGTTGTTAACAGATACTTGAATCTTGTTAAACCGTTTTACATCAAGGTTTCTGGAAGATCCAACGACAAGGTACGATTATCCGAACATAATTCGATGTATTCGTCTCCAAAAAAGGAGGACAAACCGTCGGTTTTTAAGGAGGTGCGTAAGCATTTGGGTAAGAGCCGTTCGTCGTCATCGTCTTCCGCCGTTAAACCTTTTCCGTCACCGGCCGTTAGGAGAGATGATTCAGCTTTGCAACAACAAGATGGAATCCAGAGCGCCATTTTGCACTGCAAGAAATCGTACAATTCACCTTCTCCAG GGGGTTATGTTCTGTCAAGATCTGGAAGTGCACCATCTCAAGGGCCTAGGATCTCcattgaagaagagaaaagaagtaGCATCTGA